The Streptomyces sp. NBC_01275 genome has a segment encoding these proteins:
- a CDS encoding FMN reductase, translated as MKLVVVSAGLSVPSSTRLLADRLAGAVREKASSGTSSGASVDVQVVELRDLAVDIAHHFTSGFPGRKLADALEAVTEADGLVVVTPVFSASYSGLFKSFFDVLDQEALAGKPVLIAATGGSARHSLVLEHALRPLFAYLRAVVVPTAVYAASEDWGAEGLPERIERAAGELAALMGGLSAPRRVKDDLAVVPFEEQLAALRPAG; from the coding sequence ATGAAGCTCGTCGTCGTCTCGGCGGGGCTGAGCGTCCCGTCGTCGACCCGTCTGCTGGCCGACCGGCTGGCCGGAGCGGTGCGTGAGAAGGCGTCCTCCGGTACGTCCTCCGGTGCGTCCGTGGACGTCCAGGTGGTGGAGCTGCGCGACCTCGCGGTGGACATCGCGCACCACTTCACCAGCGGGTTCCCCGGGCGGAAGCTGGCCGACGCGCTGGAGGCGGTGACGGAGGCGGACGGGCTCGTCGTCGTCACGCCGGTGTTCTCCGCCTCCTACAGCGGGCTGTTCAAGTCGTTCTTCGACGTGCTGGACCAGGAGGCGCTGGCGGGCAAGCCGGTGCTGATCGCGGCGACCGGCGGCTCCGCCCGGCACTCGCTGGTGCTCGAGCACGCGCTGCGGCCGCTCTTCGCCTACCTCCGGGCCGTCGTCGTGCCGACCGCCGTGTACGCGGCCTCGGAGGACTGGGGAGCGGAGGGGCTGCCCGAGCGGATCGAGCGGGCCGCGGGGGAGCTGGCGGCGCTGATGGGCGGGCTGTCCGCGCCCAGGCGGGTGAAGGACGACCTCGCGGTCGTACCGTTCGAGGAACAGCTGGCGGCGCTGCGGCCCGCAGGCTGA
- a CDS encoding response regulator transcription factor: MPPTLLLAEDDRAIRHALERALALEGYQVTAVADGVEALAHAHKSPPDVLVLDVMMPGIDGLQVCRVLRAEGDRTPILMLTALVETADRIAGLDAGADDYVVKPFDVEEVFARLRALLRRTGSNGTPTSGSGSGHGPGAAKEPQAAERAGERPGERSGDRALGRYLEAAGLRMDPQARRAWRGERELELTRTEFELLELLVRNAGIVLDHSTIYDRIWGYDFGPGSKNLAVYVGYLRRKLDQPGAPQLIHTVRGVGYVLRED, encoded by the coding sequence GTGCCTCCCACCCTGCTGCTCGCCGAAGACGACCGCGCCATCCGCCACGCCCTGGAACGCGCCCTGGCCCTGGAGGGCTACCAGGTCACCGCGGTCGCGGACGGGGTGGAGGCGCTGGCGCACGCCCACAAGAGTCCGCCGGACGTGCTCGTCCTCGATGTGATGATGCCCGGCATCGACGGCCTCCAGGTCTGCCGGGTGCTGCGCGCCGAGGGCGACCGCACGCCCATCCTGATGCTGACCGCGCTGGTGGAGACCGCCGACCGGATCGCCGGCCTGGACGCGGGCGCCGACGACTACGTCGTCAAGCCGTTCGACGTCGAGGAGGTCTTCGCCCGGCTGCGGGCGCTGCTGCGCCGGACCGGCTCGAACGGCACGCCGACGTCCGGATCCGGATCCGGGCACGGGCCCGGTGCGGCGAAGGAACCGCAGGCCGCCGAGCGGGCCGGTGAACGACCCGGTGAACGATCCGGCGATCGGGCCCTCGGCCGCTATCTGGAGGCGGCCGGCCTGCGGATGGACCCGCAGGCGCGGCGGGCGTGGCGGGGCGAGCGGGAGCTGGAGCTCACGCGGACCGAGTTCGAGCTGCTGGAACTGCTGGTGCGCAACGCCGGGATCGTCCTCGACCACTCCACGATCTACGACCGCATCTGGGGCTACGACTTCGGGCCCGGCTCCAAGAACCTCGCCGTCTACGTCGGCTATCTGCGCCGCAAGCTCGACCAGCCCGGCGCCCCGCAGCTGATCCACACGGTGCGCGGGGTGGGTTACGTCCTGCGGGAGGACTGA
- a CDS encoding HAMP domain-containing sensor histidine kinase, translating into MGRLRRLLSRLLSRPRPKLVSLRTTFAVSFAAVTAVVTVLIGVLSYSAAARLVRVDQESVFDEVVQDLRAKVRDLKMVPEDFSSAAPGHDIVRPARTDVQVLGSDGSVVDSGSPGLPVVSADRTIAAAAAAGRMAEHKDVNVGSDVYRVATVSLGGGRGAVQVAQEFSDTEDLLRALQQRTLILMIAVVTAAGLFGWWLARRITHRLVILTTAAEDVARTRRLGVQVPVTGYDEVGRLGRAFDRMLGRLAQSEEDQRRLVQDAGHELRTPLTSLRTNISLLRRIDELPPDTREELVADLTQEARELTDLVNELVDLAAGQSDTEPPQRVDLADIAEEVAGLARRRSGREVLVRASGDTTTDGRPGMLQRALSNLVENATKFDRNGRAPVEISVTGPARPGTVRVEVLDRGPGVAETDLTRVFDRFYRAADARSLPGSGLGLSIVREVALAHGGSPFAFRRAGGGSVIGFTVGGVLPDGGRDAG; encoded by the coding sequence CTGGGTCGGCTGCGCCGGCTGCTGTCCCGGTTGCTGTCCCGGCCCCGGCCGAAGCTGGTGTCGCTGCGCACCACCTTCGCCGTGTCCTTCGCCGCCGTGACCGCCGTCGTCACGGTGCTGATCGGCGTCCTGTCGTACTCGGCGGCGGCCCGGCTGGTCCGGGTGGACCAGGAGTCCGTGTTCGACGAGGTCGTGCAGGATCTGCGGGCCAAGGTGCGCGACCTGAAGATGGTGCCGGAGGACTTCTCCTCGGCCGCGCCGGGCCATGACATCGTGCGGCCGGCCCGTACGGACGTACAGGTGCTGGGGTCCGACGGCTCGGTCGTGGACAGCGGCAGCCCCGGGCTGCCGGTGGTGTCCGCCGACCGGACGATCGCGGCCGCCGCGGCCGCCGGGCGGATGGCCGAGCACAAGGACGTGAACGTCGGCAGCGACGTCTACCGTGTCGCCACGGTCTCCCTGGGCGGCGGCCGGGGCGCGGTGCAGGTGGCGCAGGAGTTCAGCGACACCGAGGACCTGCTGCGCGCTCTCCAGCAGCGGACGCTGATCCTGATGATCGCGGTCGTGACGGCGGCGGGTCTGTTCGGCTGGTGGCTGGCCCGGCGCATCACACACCGCCTGGTCATCCTCACCACCGCCGCCGAGGACGTGGCCCGCACCCGTCGGCTCGGCGTGCAGGTGCCGGTCACCGGCTACGACGAGGTGGGCCGCCTCGGCCGCGCCTTCGACCGCATGCTGGGCCGGCTCGCCCAGTCGGAGGAGGACCAGCGTCGGCTGGTCCAGGACGCGGGACACGAGCTGCGTACGCCCCTGACGTCCCTGCGCACGAACATCTCGCTGCTCCGCCGTATCGACGAGCTGCCCCCCGACACCCGGGAGGAGCTGGTCGCGGACCTGACCCAGGAGGCCCGTGAGCTGACCGACCTGGTCAACGAGCTGGTCGACCTCGCCGCCGGCCAGTCCGACACCGAGCCGCCGCAGCGGGTCGACCTGGCCGACATCGCCGAGGAGGTCGCGGGCCTCGCCCGGCGCCGCAGCGGGCGGGAGGTCCTGGTCCGCGCGAGCGGGGACACCACGACCGACGGGCGGCCGGGGATGCTCCAGCGGGCGCTGTCCAACCTGGTGGAGAACGCGACCAAGTTCGACCGCAACGGCAGGGCGCCCGTCGAGATCTCCGTCACCGGCCCCGCCAGGCCCGGCACGGTCCGCGTCGAGGTCCTCGACCGCGGTCCCGGCGTCGCCGAGACCGACCTGACCCGCGTCTTCGACCGCTTCTACCGTGCGGCCGACGCCCGCTCCCTCCCGGGCTCGGGCCTCGGCCTGTCGATCGTACGCGAGGTCGCGCTGGCCCACGGGGGCTCCCCGTTCGCCTTCCGGCGGGCGGGCGGCGGCTCGGTGATCGGCTTCACGGTGGGCGGAGTACTGCCGGACGGCGGGCGCGACGCCGGGTGA
- a CDS encoding CBM35 domain-containing protein, producing MRTPAVALACTGLLAGALVALAGAAPAQAATVRYEAETSPAVCTGTVDSDWTGYSGSGFCNGTNATSGYAQFTVNAATAGTATLNVRFANGTTTARPASLVVNGATVQTPSFEATGAWSTWVTKTLTVSLNAGSNTIRLNPTTADGLPNVDYVDATTTDSTTPPTSGAIYVSPSGADSAAGTQSAPTTLASAISRVTAGGTIYLRGGTYSYSSTVTIPQTSSGTASALTTLSAYPGETPVLNFSAQTESSSNRGLQLFGSYWHVYGLVVEHAGDNGIYVGGSDNVIERTVTRYNRDTGLQLGRIASSTPAAQWPSDNLVLSAESHDNADSDGEDADGFAAKLTTGAGNVFRYSVSHNNIDDGWDLYTKTDTGAIGPVTIEDSLSYNNGTLSDGTVNSNGDRNGYKLGGDDIAVNHVVRRSIAYHNGKHGFTYNSNPGSMAVSNNLSIDNATRNYSWDAGTSVFRTNTSCRFSVSGSNDKTIGDADSTNQFWTGANGSRCASYAGALAWSYASTGKLVVTLGGVQVTL from the coding sequence GTGAGGACTCCCGCAGTAGCCCTGGCCTGCACCGGTCTGCTGGCGGGCGCGCTCGTCGCGCTCGCCGGCGCCGCTCCCGCCCAGGCCGCCACCGTCCGCTACGAGGCCGAGACCTCGCCCGCGGTCTGCACCGGCACCGTCGACTCCGACTGGACCGGCTACTCCGGCAGCGGATTCTGCAACGGCACCAACGCGACCAGCGGATACGCCCAGTTCACCGTGAACGCGGCCACCGCCGGCACCGCGACCCTGAACGTCCGCTTCGCCAACGGGACCACCACCGCCCGCCCCGCCTCGCTCGTCGTCAACGGCGCCACCGTGCAGACGCCGTCCTTCGAGGCCACCGGCGCCTGGTCGACCTGGGTCACCAAGACCCTCACCGTGTCGTTGAACGCCGGCAGCAACACCATCCGCCTCAACCCCACCACCGCGGACGGGCTGCCCAACGTCGACTACGTCGACGCGACCACCACCGACAGCACCACGCCCCCCACCAGCGGCGCGATCTACGTCTCGCCCAGCGGCGCCGACAGCGCGGCCGGCACCCAGTCCGCCCCGACCACCCTCGCCTCGGCGATCAGCCGCGTCACCGCCGGCGGCACGATCTACCTGCGCGGTGGGACGTACAGCTACTCCTCGACCGTCACGATCCCGCAGACCAGCAGCGGGACCGCGAGCGCCCTGACCACCCTCTCCGCCTACCCGGGCGAGACGCCGGTGCTCAACTTCTCGGCGCAGACCGAGAGTTCGTCCAACCGGGGGCTCCAGCTCTTCGGCTCGTACTGGCATGTGTACGGCCTCGTCGTCGAACACGCAGGTGACAACGGCATCTACGTGGGCGGCAGCGACAACGTCATCGAGCGCACCGTCACCCGCTACAACCGGGACACGGGGCTCCAGCTCGGCCGGATCGCCTCCAGCACGCCCGCCGCCCAGTGGCCGTCCGACAACCTCGTCCTGTCCGCCGAGTCGCACGACAACGCCGACTCCGACGGCGAGGACGCCGACGGGTTCGCCGCGAAGCTCACCACCGGGGCCGGGAACGTCTTCCGCTACTCCGTCTCGCACAACAACATCGACGACGGCTGGGACCTCTACACCAAGACGGACACCGGGGCGATCGGTCCGGTCACCATCGAGGACTCGCTGTCGTACAACAACGGCACCCTCTCCGACGGCACCGTGAACTCCAACGGCGACCGCAACGGCTACAAGCTCGGCGGCGACGACATCGCCGTCAACCACGTCGTACGGCGCAGCATCGCCTACCACAACGGCAAGCACGGGTTCACCTACAACAGCAACCCGGGCTCCATGGCCGTCTCCAACAACCTCAGCATCGACAACGCCACCCGCAACTACTCCTGGGACGCCGGGACTTCGGTGTTCCGCACCAACACCTCGTGCCGGTTCAGCGTGAGCGGCTCCAACGACAAGACCATCGGGGACGCCGACTCCACCAACCAGTTCTGGACGGGCGCCAACGGCTCGCGGTGCGCGTCGTATGCAGGCGCCCTGGCCTGGTCGTACGCCTCGACCGGCAAGCTCGTCGTGACCTTGGGAGGCGTCCAGGTCACGTTGTGA
- a CDS encoding MFS transporter, with amino-acid sequence MGGFVRVLAFAVVLRHARFRRVWCGQAASAVGDGVTLVALPGAVLAHHSKTDLGLVLGAQSLALVGAALLGGVLADRLRRSWVMAAADVVRLVTAVCFALGAARAPLLVPVLLALATGFAAGVFTPAFGALIPDLVPDEDLPKANALRSITVRTGQVLGPALGGLLLAAGTAGATSGTASGAASGTAFDLVFWLDAGTFAASVATLGRVGDPRPARTTGGTVLRQAREGLAAVRERTWVLTIIVQGTLQLLLVMAPVAVLLPIILAERGEFAAYGPMVALQAVGSVAGGMAIAAWSPRRPGTVAVLGLGLLAGQLACLLANAPLTLLGLSMAVTGFGYAVFNVAWASALQRAIPSDKLGRVFAIDTIGTYGLQPLGFSLAPLAATAFGNGPVLWTGLAALTATTAVPLFQRDVRRFADAGQATAGA; translated from the coding sequence GTGGGGGGTTTCGTGCGGGTGCTGGCGTTCGCCGTCGTGTTGCGGCACGCGCGGTTTCGGCGGGTGTGGTGCGGGCAGGCGGCGAGCGCCGTCGGGGACGGGGTCACGTTGGTCGCGCTGCCCGGCGCGGTCCTGGCCCACCACTCGAAGACCGACCTCGGGCTGGTCCTCGGCGCGCAGAGCCTGGCCCTGGTCGGGGCCGCGCTGCTGGGCGGGGTGCTGGCCGACCGGCTGCGGCGGTCATGGGTGATGGCGGCGGCGGACGTCGTACGACTGGTCACGGCCGTCTGCTTCGCGCTGGGCGCGGCGCGGGCCCCGCTGCTCGTGCCGGTGCTGCTGGCGCTGGCGACCGGGTTCGCCGCCGGGGTCTTCACCCCCGCCTTCGGGGCGCTGATCCCCGACCTGGTGCCGGACGAGGACCTGCCGAAGGCGAACGCCCTGCGCTCGATCACCGTACGCACCGGGCAGGTGCTGGGACCCGCCCTCGGCGGGCTGCTGCTCGCGGCGGGAACGGCCGGCGCGACCTCGGGCACGGCGTCCGGCGCCGCCTCCGGCACGGCCTTCGACCTGGTGTTCTGGCTGGACGCCGGGACGTTCGCCGCGAGCGTGGCGACCCTGGGCCGGGTCGGCGACCCGCGTCCGGCGCGCACGACGGGCGGCACGGTGCTGCGCCAGGCCCGCGAAGGCCTCGCCGCGGTGCGCGAACGGACCTGGGTGCTGACGATCATCGTGCAGGGCACCCTCCAGCTCCTGCTGGTGATGGCCCCGGTGGCGGTCCTGCTGCCGATCATCCTCGCGGAGCGGGGCGAGTTCGCCGCGTACGGCCCGATGGTCGCGCTCCAGGCGGTCGGCTCGGTGGCGGGCGGGATGGCGATCGCGGCCTGGTCCCCGCGCCGGCCCGGCACGGTCGCGGTCCTCGGACTGGGCCTGCTCGCCGGTCAGTTGGCCTGTCTGCTGGCGAACGCGCCGCTGACGCTGCTGGGTCTGTCCATGGCCGTCACCGGCTTCGGCTACGCCGTCTTCAACGTCGCCTGGGCGAGCGCCCTGCAACGTGCGATCCCCTCCGACAAGCTCGGCCGCGTCTTCGCGATCGACACGATCGGCACGTACGGCCTCCAGCCTCTGGGCTTCTCCCTGGCTCCCCTCGCCGCGACCGCCTTCGGCAACGGACCGGTCCTGTGGACGGGCCTCGCGGCGCTGACGGCGACGACTGCGGTGCCGCTGTTCCAACGGGACGTACGGCGGTTCGCGGACGCCGGGCAGGCGACCGCCGGGGCGTGA
- a CDS encoding SAM-dependent methyltransferase: MTSPRSNDGGDSDGVDGGKGGIDAPPLTIDTSKPHPARMYDYFLGGKDNYEVDQAAAEKFIKAAPEVRVGVRANRTFMHRAVRHVVAEGGIRQILDIGTGLPTEPNVHQIARAIAPGTRIAYVDNDPIVSTHSRALIDDETDTSVVLADLRDPLGVLDHPGVRKIIDFDRPVALLLVAILHFVTEAEDPKAVVAALRDALPTGSYLILSHATGDVHEDGRKDAVAVYKNATASMNPRTRAQVLDFFGDFTLVDPGLVLVPDWRPEEPAQPGTPPIGIYGGVARKDG; encoded by the coding sequence ATGACCTCTCCTCGTAGCAACGACGGCGGCGACAGCGACGGCGTCGACGGCGGCAAGGGCGGAATCGACGCCCCGCCCTTGACGATCGACACGAGCAAGCCCCACCCGGCCCGGATGTACGACTACTTCCTCGGCGGGAAGGACAACTACGAGGTCGACCAGGCGGCCGCCGAGAAGTTCATCAAGGCCGCCCCGGAGGTACGGGTGGGCGTCCGGGCCAACCGGACCTTCATGCACCGCGCCGTCCGGCACGTCGTCGCCGAGGGCGGCATACGGCAGATCCTGGACATCGGCACGGGCCTGCCCACCGAGCCGAACGTGCACCAGATCGCGCGCGCCATCGCCCCCGGGACCCGTATCGCCTACGTCGACAACGACCCGATCGTCAGCACCCACTCCCGCGCCCTGATCGACGACGAGACCGACACCTCCGTCGTCCTGGCCGACCTGCGGGACCCCCTGGGCGTCCTCGACCACCCCGGCGTACGCAAGATCATCGACTTCGACCGGCCGGTGGCGCTGCTGCTGGTGGCGATCCTGCACTTCGTCACCGAGGCCGAGGACCCGAAGGCGGTCGTCGCCGCCCTCCGCGACGCGCTGCCCACCGGCTCCTACCTGATCCTCTCCCACGCCACCGGCGACGTCCACGAGGACGGCCGCAAGGACGCGGTGGCCGTCTACAAGAACGCCACCGCCTCCATGAACCCCCGCACCCGCGCCCAAGTCCTGGACTTCTTCGGCGACTTCACCCTCGTGGACCCGGGCCTGGTCCTGGTCCCCGACTGGCGCCCCGAGGAGCCCGCACAGCCCGGCACCCCGCCGATCGGCATCTACGGCGGAGTGGCCCGCAAGGACGGCTGA
- a CDS encoding DNA-binding protein, whose product MPSTPDQHTDPFTPPRPEQARAHRVYASLFRIAERHAATDEQRRRQVHPSLIGPHEAVRLVEFLLSGTAQQDDGEPEVDHADITAALSLVPLVRAEMDESEAGLLKMARGRGMTWQEIAFGLGLGTPQAARQRYERLAGRAAVDVDGSE is encoded by the coding sequence ATGCCTTCGACTCCCGATCAGCACACCGATCCCTTCACGCCTCCTCGGCCGGAGCAGGCGCGAGCGCACCGCGTCTACGCCTCCTTGTTTCGCATCGCCGAGCGACACGCGGCCACCGACGAGCAACGCCGCCGACAGGTTCATCCTTCGCTCATCGGGCCGCACGAGGCCGTCAGACTCGTGGAGTTCCTGCTCAGCGGGACCGCACAGCAGGATGACGGCGAGCCGGAGGTGGACCACGCCGACATCACCGCCGCATTGAGTCTCGTTCCGCTGGTTCGCGCGGAGATGGACGAATCGGAAGCCGGGCTCCTCAAGATGGCCCGGGGCCGCGGCATGACCTGGCAGGAGATCGCTTTCGGACTCGGGCTCGGCACTCCACAGGCCGCCAGGCAGCGATACGAACGACTGGCCGGCCGCGCCGCAGTCGACGTGGACGGCTCGGAGTAG
- a CDS encoding glycoside hydrolase family 13 protein, with protein MSPTTPWWRSAVIYQVYIRSFADGNGDGVGDIAGIRSRLPYLKSLGVDALWINPWYKSPMADHGYDVADYREIDPLFGTVAEAEQLIEEAHQHGIRIIPDIVPNHTSDQHVWFQAALAAGPGSPERERYVFRPGRGADGTEPPNDWVSCFGGPAWTRLPDGEWYLHLFAPEQPDLNWEHPEVKAEFESVLRFWFSRGVDGFRIDVAHGLIKHPELPDLPSRREAEDGQPQQHADHPHWDRDEVHDIFRAWRKVADEFPGDRSFVAEAWTDTPERLAAYVRADGLHTAFNFDFLMTDWDPKDLRAVIDDTLAMLDGVGAPATWVMSNHDVVRHPSRYGRKAAKKWLANEPYRPAGPANLELGTRRARAAALLMLALPGGAYVYQGEELGLPEVEDLPASALQDPIWERSGHTERGRDGCRVPIPWSGQTAPYGFSPDNASATPWLPQPADWAGRSVEAQTGDETSMLELYRSALRLRREHPALGDGTLTWLDAPAGVLAFSREPGFICVVNLSAEAYQLPDRTSILLSSEPVEDGRLAPDQAAWLAV; from the coding sequence ATGTCCCCCACCACCCCTTGGTGGCGCAGCGCCGTCATCTACCAGGTCTACATCCGCAGCTTCGCCGACGGAAACGGCGACGGCGTCGGCGACATCGCAGGCATCCGCTCCCGCCTGCCGTACCTCAAGTCGCTCGGCGTCGACGCCCTCTGGATCAACCCCTGGTACAAGTCCCCTATGGCCGACCACGGTTACGACGTGGCCGACTACCGCGAGATCGACCCGCTGTTCGGCACCGTCGCCGAGGCCGAGCAGCTCATCGAGGAAGCGCACCAGCACGGGATCCGGATCATCCCGGACATCGTGCCCAACCACACCTCCGACCAGCACGTGTGGTTCCAGGCGGCACTCGCTGCCGGACCGGGCAGCCCGGAGCGGGAGCGCTACGTCTTCCGGCCCGGCCGCGGAGCCGACGGCACCGAACCGCCCAACGACTGGGTCTCCTGCTTCGGCGGCCCGGCCTGGACCCGACTGCCCGACGGTGAGTGGTACCTGCACCTCTTCGCCCCCGAACAGCCCGACCTCAACTGGGAACACCCCGAGGTGAAGGCCGAGTTCGAATCAGTCCTGCGGTTCTGGTTCAGCCGGGGCGTGGACGGATTCCGCATCGACGTCGCGCACGGGCTCATCAAGCACCCCGAGCTGCCCGACCTGCCGTCCCGCCGCGAGGCGGAGGACGGGCAGCCCCAGCAGCATGCCGACCACCCCCACTGGGACCGCGACGAGGTCCACGACATCTTCCGCGCCTGGCGCAAGGTGGCCGACGAGTTCCCCGGCGACCGCTCCTTCGTCGCCGAGGCATGGACGGACACGCCCGAGCGGCTCGCCGCCTACGTCCGCGCCGACGGCCTGCACACCGCCTTCAACTTCGACTTCCTCATGACCGACTGGGACCCGAAGGACCTGCGTGCCGTCATCGACGACACGCTCGCGATGCTCGACGGAGTCGGCGCCCCGGCCACCTGGGTCATGTCCAACCACGACGTCGTACGCCACCCCAGCCGCTACGGCCGCAAGGCCGCCAAGAAGTGGCTGGCCAACGAGCCCTACCGGCCCGCAGGCCCCGCGAACCTCGAACTGGGCACCCGACGCGCCCGCGCCGCCGCCCTGCTCATGCTCGCCCTGCCCGGCGGCGCCTACGTCTACCAGGGCGAGGAACTCGGCCTGCCCGAGGTCGAGGACCTGCCCGCATCCGCCCTCCAGGACCCCATCTGGGAGCGCTCCGGACACACCGAGCGCGGCCGCGACGGCTGCCGGGTCCCGATCCCATGGTCCGGACAGACCGCACCGTACGGCTTCAGCCCCGACAACGCCTCCGCCACACCCTGGCTGCCGCAGCCCGCGGACTGGGCCGGGCGGAGCGTGGAGGCACAGACCGGGGACGAGACGTCCATGCTGGAGCTCTACCGCAGCGCCCTGCGCCTCCGCCGCGAGCACCCCGCCCTCGGCGACGGCACCCTCACCTGGCTGGACGCCCCCGCCGGAGTCCTCGCCTTCAGCCGCGAGCCCGGCTTCATCTGCGTGGTCAACCTCTCGGCCGAGGCGTACCAGCTGCCCGACCGCACCTCGATCCTGCTGTCCAGCGAACCCGTCGAGGACGGCCGGCTGGCTCCGGACCAGGCGGCCTGGCTCGCGGTGTAG
- a CDS encoding carbohydrate ABC transporter permease, whose translation MTTTAKWRTWLLYAGVAAVVAYCLAPFYWMLVSSLRRTSDIFDTSLIPSSVSFANYRALFDPAQGFTRALLNSLIVAGITTALALLLATFTAYAMARLEFRFKRLVLTLIIATSMFPVVSIVVPLLKLFTDIGWINTYQAMIVPSMSFVLPLAVWNLTTFFRQMPEELEQAAMIDGCTRGQAFRKIIIPIAAPGIFTTAIITFIAAWNEFLIALTMTNKPSMQTAPVAISKFTGATTYETPFGSQMAAGVLVTVPLVVMVLVFQRRIVAGLTAGAAK comes from the coding sequence ATGACCACGACGGCGAAATGGCGTACCTGGCTGCTGTACGCAGGGGTCGCCGCGGTGGTGGCCTACTGCCTGGCCCCCTTCTACTGGATGCTGGTCTCCAGCCTGCGGCGCACCTCCGACATCTTCGACACCTCGCTCATCCCGTCCTCGGTGTCCTTCGCGAACTACCGGGCCCTGTTCGACCCCGCACAGGGGTTCACCCGCGCCCTGCTCAACAGCCTGATCGTCGCCGGAATCACCACCGCACTGGCACTGCTGCTGGCCACGTTCACCGCCTACGCGATGGCCCGGCTGGAGTTCCGCTTCAAGCGGCTCGTGCTCACGCTGATCATCGCAACCTCGATGTTCCCGGTGGTGTCGATCGTGGTTCCGCTGCTCAAGCTGTTCACGGACATCGGCTGGATCAACACCTACCAGGCGATGATCGTGCCGAGCATGTCGTTCGTGCTGCCGCTGGCGGTGTGGAACCTGACCACCTTCTTCCGGCAGATGCCCGAAGAGCTGGAGCAGGCCGCGATGATCGACGGCTGCACCCGGGGCCAGGCGTTCCGCAAGATCATCATCCCGATCGCCGCGCCGGGCATCTTCACCACCGCGATCATCACCTTCATCGCCGCCTGGAACGAGTTCCTCATCGCCCTGACGATGACGAACAAGCCCAGCATGCAGACCGCACCGGTCGCCATCTCGAAGTTCACCGGCGCCACGACGTACGAGACCCCGTTCGGCAGCCAGATGGCAGCGGGAGTCCTGGTCACCGTCCCCCTGGTGGTCATGGTTCTCGTCTTCCAGCGCCGCATCGTCGCCGGACTCACGGCGGGCGCGGCCAAGTAG
- a CDS encoding sugar ABC transporter permease, translating into MVDTKIPPGTAADGPAGAAGGRAGQPAAPVKGSRRAWATAASGRTAALLVSPTLLVLTIVVLYPTIMALRESLYGPKGLDPKTGFISTTEPFVGLQNYADIFGAAGDRFWNAFWNTTFFTVVTVGLETLIGVAMALIMHRAFSGRALIRASILIPWAVPTAISGLLWRWIFNSNGVANAILGHQVLWTTEGFHAKVAVIIAEVWKTSPFIGLLVLAGLQVIPKEVYEAARIDGAGPLGQFRRITLPLVKPALLVAVLFRCLDALRMFDLPYILVGAQKNSVETLSMLAQNEASNVRFGPAAAYAVILFLYVFLIALGFVRLLGADVVGDGGSPRKKKSNSKRRRALGPDSAEVSA; encoded by the coding sequence GTGGTCGACACCAAGATCCCACCCGGCACCGCCGCGGACGGCCCCGCCGGCGCGGCAGGCGGCCGTGCCGGGCAGCCCGCCGCGCCGGTGAAGGGAAGTCGGCGGGCCTGGGCGACCGCGGCTTCGGGGCGGACGGCGGCACTGCTGGTGTCGCCGACGCTCCTGGTGCTGACGATCGTCGTGCTCTATCCGACGATCATGGCGCTCAGGGAGTCGCTGTACGGCCCTAAAGGGCTGGATCCGAAGACCGGCTTCATCAGCACCACCGAGCCGTTCGTGGGGTTGCAGAACTACGCCGACATCTTCGGCGCGGCCGGTGACCGGTTCTGGAACGCCTTCTGGAACACCACCTTCTTCACCGTCGTCACGGTGGGACTGGAGACCCTGATCGGCGTGGCCATGGCGCTGATCATGCACAGGGCGTTCAGCGGCCGGGCCCTGATCCGCGCCTCCATCCTCATCCCCTGGGCCGTGCCCACGGCCATCTCCGGCCTGCTGTGGCGGTGGATCTTCAACAGCAACGGTGTCGCCAACGCGATTCTCGGCCACCAGGTCCTGTGGACCACCGAGGGCTTCCACGCGAAGGTCGCCGTCATCATCGCCGAGGTGTGGAAGACCTCCCCCTTCATCGGGCTGCTGGTCCTGGCCGGCCTGCAGGTGATCCCGAAGGAGGTGTACGAGGCGGCCCGGATCGACGGGGCCGGCCCGCTGGGCCAGTTCCGGCGCATCACCCTGCCGCTGGTGAAGCCGGCGCTGCTGGTGGCGGTGCTGTTCCGGTGCCTGGACGCGCTGCGGATGTTCGACCTGCCTTACATCCTCGTCGGCGCGCAGAAGAACTCGGTGGAAACGCTGTCCATGCTCGCCCAGAACGAGGCGTCCAACGTTCGCTTCGGACCGGCCGCCGCCTACGCCGTGATCCTTTTCCTCTACGTCTTCCTCATCGCACTGGGTTTCGTCCGGCTGCTGGGCGCGGATGTCGTCGGCGACGGCGGATCGCCCCGTAAGAAAAAGAGCAACAGCAAGCGCCGACGGGCCCTGGGGCCGGACAGCGCGGAGGTGTCGGCATGA